In one Bosea sp. RAC05 genomic region, the following are encoded:
- a CDS encoding branched-chain amino acid ABC transporter permease gives MLTLFIQQVLNGLLDGVYYLLIALGLSLIFSLGGIVNLAHGAFYAIGAYLTIVLAPHIGFGGAMVASPVLVALIGIVVERGLFQRFYRSDPILSLLLTFGLAMVAEQSLRMIFGAPPLSFSIPPALRGQIFIGDFIYSRYRAMLLLIAAACVLGLWFLLQRTAFGRVVRAGVQNPDMVGALGISLQPYMVAVAGIGIGLAGLAGVLLAPIYSIHPAMGQEIITPAFVVVVIGGLGSFWGVVVAALMVGLVKGITIGLGYTQWSTAVIYLMMLLVLLFRPRGLFGERIQRFE, from the coding sequence TTGCTCACCCTCTTCATCCAGCAGGTGCTGAACGGGCTGCTCGACGGGGTCTATTACCTCCTGATCGCGCTCGGCCTGTCGCTGATCTTCTCGCTGGGCGGCATCGTCAACCTGGCGCATGGCGCCTTCTATGCGATCGGCGCCTATCTCACGATCGTGCTCGCCCCGCATATCGGCTTCGGCGGTGCCATGGTGGCCTCGCCCGTGCTGGTCGCGCTGATCGGCATCGTCGTCGAGCGCGGGCTGTTCCAGCGCTTCTACCGCTCGGACCCGATCCTCTCGCTGCTTTTGACCTTCGGGCTCGCCATGGTCGCCGAGCAGTCGCTGCGGATGATCTTCGGCGCGCCGCCGCTCTCCTTCTCGATCCCGCCGGCGCTGCGCGGCCAGATCTTCATCGGCGACTTCATCTATTCGCGCTACCGGGCGATGCTGCTCCTGATCGCGGCGGCCTGCGTGCTGGGCCTCTGGTTCCTGCTGCAGCGCACCGCCTTCGGCCGCGTCGTGCGCGCCGGCGTGCAGAACCCCGACATGGTCGGCGCGCTCGGCATCTCCTTGCAGCCCTACATGGTCGCGGTCGCCGGCATCGGCATCGGGCTGGCGGGGCTGGCCGGCGTGCTGCTGGCGCCGATCTATTCGATCCATCCCGCCATGGGGCAGGAGATCATCACGCCGGCCTTCGTCGTCGTCGTCATCGGAGGCCTGGGCTCGTTCTGGGGCGTGGTGGTGGCCGCGCTGATGGTCGGGCTGGTGAAGGGCATCACGATCGGGCTTGGCTACACGCAATGGTCCACCGCCGTGATCTACCTGATGATGCTGCTCGTCCTGCTGTTCCGGCCCCGCGGCCTGTTCGGCGAACGCATCCAGCGTTTCGAGTGA
- a CDS encoding ABC transporter substrate-binding protein: MSDLLKTTRLSRRQALVGLGAGTAAGLIASPSIILAQTPDAIRFGHLTPRTGFLGPLGEYGVMAVDLAVEEINAAGGVNGRKLEALKEDSVNPQTASTKAERMIERDKVTCILGEISSASCLTISQVAARNKTLFVNTGGNSDALRGESCNRYMFHVEHQNSMYVKSCGRSLMAQGLVKGKKWFSLTADYAFGHDLLKVAKRFMEANGGQFAADKLVPTDATDFSALLLEIRAAKPDLVISNLAGNQITNFLKQYSEFGLTFPVAGFGFDTALAWAAGKDNFAGIWPCVWHHLIDTPGTKAFVAAFTKKYGKPPENQAWGDYMAVKIMAQSMSELKSTETAKILEYWEKGAKFDVLKGRPGYFRASDHQLISEMYTITALPAAQVKNPWDLFTSSPAVPGPNEDMEVIATSGDEAVCKMS; this comes from the coding sequence ATGTCAGACCTGTTGAAGACGACCCGACTCTCGCGCCGGCAGGCGCTGGTGGGTCTCGGTGCCGGCACGGCCGCCGGCCTGATCGCCAGCCCCTCGATCATCCTCGCACAGACGCCCGACGCGATCCGGTTCGGCCATCTGACGCCGCGGACGGGCTTCCTCGGCCCGCTCGGCGAATACGGCGTGATGGCGGTCGATCTCGCGGTCGAGGAGATCAACGCGGCGGGCGGCGTCAACGGCCGCAAGCTCGAGGCGCTGAAGGAGGATTCGGTCAATCCGCAGACGGCCTCGACCAAGGCCGAGCGCATGATCGAGCGCGACAAGGTCACCTGCATCCTCGGCGAAATCTCCTCGGCCTCCTGCCTGACGATCTCGCAGGTCGCGGCGCGCAACAAGACGCTCTTCGTCAACACCGGCGGCAATTCCGACGCGCTGCGCGGCGAGAGCTGCAACCGCTACATGTTCCATGTCGAGCACCAGAACTCGATGTATGTGAAGAGCTGCGGCCGCTCGCTGATGGCGCAGGGGCTGGTGAAGGGCAAGAAGTGGTTCTCGCTGACCGCCGACTACGCCTTCGGCCATGACCTGCTCAAGGTCGCCAAGCGCTTCATGGAGGCCAATGGCGGCCAGTTCGCCGCCGACAAGCTGGTGCCGACCGATGCGACCGACTTCTCGGCGCTGCTGCTCGAAATCCGCGCCGCCAAGCCCGACCTCGTGATCTCGAACCTCGCCGGCAACCAGATCACCAACTTCCTGAAGCAGTATTCGGAGTTCGGCCTGACCTTCCCGGTCGCCGGCTTCGGCTTCGACACGGCGCTGGCCTGGGCGGCCGGCAAGGACAATTTCGCCGGCATCTGGCCCTGCGTCTGGCACCATCTGATCGACACCCCCGGCACCAAGGCTTTTGTGGCCGCCTTCACCAAGAAGTACGGCAAGCCGCCGGAGAACCAGGCCTGGGGCGACTACATGGCCGTGAAGATCATGGCGCAGTCGATGAGCGAGCTGAAATCGACCGAGACGGCCAAGATCCTCGAATACTGGGAAAAGGGCGCCAAGTTCGATGTGCTCAAGGGTCGGCCGGGCTATTTCCGCGCCTCCGACCACCAGCTCATCAGCGAGATGTACACGATCACGGCGCTGCCGGCCGCGCAGGTCAAGAACCCGTGGGATCTCTTCACCTCCTCGCCGGCCGTGCCCGGCCCGAACGAGGACATGGAGGTCATCGCCACCAGCGGCGACGAGGCCGTCTGCAAGATGAGCTGA
- a CDS encoding GntR family transcriptional regulator, whose amino-acid sequence MTAAVQPSRTAFEQSAPLGETDASALDAIGALQRETLGERVTGELRSLLVAGRLAPGEKLSLRRVAEALGVSMMPVREAVSRLAADGALEVLPGRAVRVPVLSLAQFRELTRLRLVVEGFAAEEAARQATPADIDRIVAFDAAFRQAASAEPPDSAAAVAANRDLHFALYEAAAMPSLIEMIERLWLKAGPILNLDMRHDPRRLEGGSAMQAHARLLEAVRRRDAPAARAALEDDIAAAAAHIEETGQLRA is encoded by the coding sequence ATGACCGCCGCTGTCCAGCCCTCGCGCACCGCCTTCGAGCAGTCGGCTCCCCTGGGGGAGACCGACGCCTCGGCGCTCGACGCCATCGGCGCGCTGCAGCGCGAGACGCTTGGCGAGCGGGTCACGGGCGAGTTGCGCTCGCTTCTCGTCGCGGGCCGCCTTGCGCCGGGCGAGAAGCTGTCGCTGCGCCGCGTCGCCGAGGCGCTCGGGGTCTCGATGATGCCGGTGCGCGAGGCGGTCAGCCGGCTCGCCGCCGACGGCGCGCTCGAGGTGCTGCCGGGGCGGGCGGTGCGCGTGCCCGTGCTCTCGCTGGCGCAGTTTCGCGAGCTGACGCGGCTGCGCCTCGTCGTCGAGGGCTTCGCGGCGGAGGAGGCGGCACGCCAGGCGACGCCCGCCGACATCGACCGGATCGTGGCCTTCGACGCGGCCTTTCGCCAGGCGGCGAGTGCCGAGCCGCCCGACAGCGCCGCGGCCGTTGCGGCCAATCGCGATCTGCATTTCGCTCTCTACGAGGCGGCCGCCATGCCGAGCCTCATCGAAATGATCGAGCGGCTCTGGCTGAAGGCCGGGCCGATCCTCAATCTCGACATGCGCCACGACCCGCGGAGGCTCGAGGGCGGCAGCGCCATGCAGGCCCATGCCCGCCTGCTGGAGGCCGTGCGCCGCCGGGACGCGCCGGCCGCCCGCGCGGCGCTGGAAGACGACATCGCGGCCGCCGCCGCGCATATCGAGGAAACGGGCCAGCTTCGGGCCTGA
- a CDS encoding SDR family oxidoreductase: MDLQIEGLRVLVTAGANGIGRATARAFAAEGAKVHICDVDRAALADMARSDPAMTQSVCDVSDRAAVARLMEEALSALGGLDCLVNNAGIAGPTGRVDEIAPEDWDSCVAIDLTGQFNCTRLAVPHLKQSKNASIVNLSSQAGKHGFPLRSPYAAAKWGVIGFTKALSAELGEFGIRANAICPGLVEGPRIQSVIANKARSFNVSHEEMTQRLFAGVSIKQFVDPADIAKQIVFLASPFARTISGQEISVCGDTRMLA, translated from the coding sequence ATGGATCTGCAGATCGAGGGGCTGCGCGTGCTGGTGACGGCCGGCGCCAACGGCATTGGCCGCGCCACGGCGCGTGCCTTCGCGGCCGAGGGCGCGAAGGTCCATATCTGCGACGTGGATCGCGCCGCGCTCGCCGACATGGCCAGGAGCGACCCGGCAATGACGCAGTCGGTCTGCGACGTCTCCGACCGGGCCGCCGTCGCGCGGCTGATGGAGGAGGCGCTGTCGGCGCTGGGCGGGCTCGACTGCCTCGTCAACAATGCCGGCATCGCCGGCCCGACGGGCCGCGTCGACGAGATCGCGCCGGAGGACTGGGACTCCTGCGTTGCGATCGACCTGACCGGGCAGTTCAACTGCACGCGGCTCGCGGTCCCGCATCTCAAGCAGTCGAAGAACGCCTCGATCGTCAATCTCTCCAGCCAGGCCGGCAAGCACGGCTTCCCGCTGCGCTCGCCCTATGCCGCGGCGAAATGGGGCGTCATCGGCTTCACCAAGGCGCTCTCCGCCGAGCTCGGCGAATTCGGCATCCGCGCCAACGCGATCTGCCCAGGCCTCGTCGAGGGGCCGCGCATCCAGAGCGTCATCGCCAACAAGGCGCGCAGCTTCAACGTCTCGCATGAGGAGATGACGCAGCGCCTCTTCGCCGGCGTCTCGATCAAGCAGTTCGTCGACCCCGCCGACATCGCCAAACAGATCGTCTTCCTTGCCTCGCCCTTCGCCAGGACGATCTCGGGACAGGAGATCTCGGTCTGCGGTGACACGCGCATGCTGGCCTGA